A window of the Synechococcus sp. JA-3-3Ab genome harbors these coding sequences:
- a CDS encoding response regulator produces the protein MSHFVFAAGELAPLLRQQGRQFSTGYLHLHLKGGDPAEGTEPWVLTYYYGRLLFSADQPLNPQILLKRLSRFIPRLNLEWSQRAIRVLQERLIKDNSLPELLEAIAQLGLIKPGELEDALWLNLLTDFDRYLFERAGTCSFEVQERVAQEAPIGGFELEPLLQEAARRHDRWAELRVAVPTMLAVPVVNWDRVNRYRLTDEQRQKLHALTKDGQSLEAIAKKLCRDRLEVAGLFAAWAKKGLVSLQTPPELLQAKRHAPTTLLAVDDSVVMQEILRQYLSKYHVITTGNPAEVLPLLFQHRPHLLLMDIAMPGIDGIELCRIVRSLEEFKSLPILMVTSRDSLLDRIRGKWSGATGYLTKPFSESQLVAEVERLLAQAQQQEHTPYSPRGAKTNPPSPWRGSPAPLGDQAKA, from the coding sequence ATGTCCCATTTTGTGTTTGCAGCGGGGGAACTGGCGCCCCTGCTCCGGCAGCAAGGTCGGCAGTTTAGCACCGGCTATCTGCACCTCCACCTCAAAGGGGGGGATCCCGCCGAGGGCACGGAGCCTTGGGTGCTGACCTACTACTACGGCAGACTGCTCTTTTCCGCCGATCAGCCCCTCAACCCTCAGATCCTGCTAAAGCGCCTATCCCGCTTTATTCCCCGCCTCAACTTGGAATGGTCGCAGCGGGCTATCCGAGTGCTGCAGGAGCGGCTGATAAAAGACAACTCCCTGCCGGAACTGCTAGAGGCCATCGCCCAGTTGGGCCTGATCAAGCCAGGTGAGCTGGAAGACGCGCTCTGGCTCAACCTGCTCACCGATTTCGATCGCTATCTCTTTGAGCGGGCAGGCACCTGTTCCTTTGAAGTGCAGGAACGGGTTGCCCAAGAGGCCCCCATTGGCGGGTTTGAGTTGGAGCCGCTGCTACAAGAAGCGGCTCGCCGCCACGATCGCTGGGCGGAGTTGCGGGTGGCCGTTCCCACCATGCTGGCGGTGCCGGTGGTCAACTGGGATCGGGTCAACCGCTATCGCCTTACCGACGAACAGCGGCAAAAGCTACACGCCCTCACCAAAGATGGCCAGTCGCTAGAGGCCATTGCCAAGAAGCTGTGTCGGGATCGGCTGGAGGTGGCCGGCCTTTTCGCTGCCTGGGCCAAAAAAGGTCTGGTGAGCCTGCAAACGCCCCCAGAACTGCTGCAGGCTAAGCGCCACGCTCCCACAACCCTCTTGGCGGTGGACGACAGTGTCGTGATGCAAGAAATCCTGCGGCAGTACCTATCCAAATATCACGTGATCACAACGGGCAACCCCGCCGAGGTGCTCCCCCTTTTGTTTCAGCACCGGCCTCACCTGTTGTTGATGGACATCGCCATGCCCGGGATCGACGGCATAGAACTCTGCCGCATTGTGCGTAGCCTGGAAGAGTTCAAGTCTCTCCCTATCCTGATGGTTACCTCGCGGGATAGTTTGCTGGATCGCATCCGCGGCAAGTGGTCGGGAGCAACCGGCTACCTGACCAAGCCTTTTAGCGAAAGCCAGCTCGTCGCCGAGGTGGAGCGGCTTTTGGCCCAGGCCCAGCAGCAAGAGCACACCCCCTACTCTCCCCGAGGAGCCAAAACCAACCCGCCCAGCCCATGGCGGGGATCCCCTGCCCCCCTTGGGGATCAGGCCAAAGCTTAG
- a CDS encoding riboflavin synthase has protein sequence MFTGLVRSLGTAQLISSSQIRVICPELQPQLAYGDSVAVDGLCLTVVEILPDGFLADVSPETLRRSVWGQGSGPRTVNLEPSLRVGDKLGGHFVSGHIDGVGQLWEQAATGNAWELSFKVPAEIGRYIVPKGSVAVNGVSLTVAEVRQGGCWFKVAVIPQTYRETNLSLLQVGDPVNVEADMLGKYVEKLLGLAPPESGLSLEFLAEHGYV, from the coding sequence ATGTTTACGGGTCTGGTGCGCAGTTTGGGTACAGCTCAGTTGATCTCCTCTTCCCAAATACGGGTTATCTGTCCAGAGCTACAGCCGCAGTTGGCTTATGGCGACAGCGTGGCAGTGGACGGCCTCTGCCTGACGGTGGTGGAGATCCTGCCCGATGGCTTTTTGGCCGATGTCTCGCCGGAAACGCTGCGGCGCTCGGTCTGGGGCCAGGGATCCGGCCCGCGCACCGTTAACCTCGAGCCGTCCCTGCGGGTGGGAGACAAGCTGGGGGGGCATTTCGTCAGCGGCCATATCGATGGGGTGGGACAACTGTGGGAGCAAGCGGCCACCGGCAACGCCTGGGAGCTGAGCTTCAAGGTGCCGGCGGAGATCGGTCGCTACATCGTGCCCAAAGGCAGCGTGGCCGTCAACGGGGTCAGCCTGACCGTTGCCGAGGTGCGCCAGGGGGGCTGCTGGTTCAAGGTGGCGGTGATCCCGCAGACCTACCGCGAGACCAACCTCTCCTTGCTGCAGGTGGGGGATCCGGTGAACGTGGAGGCGGACATGCTGGGCAAGTATGTGGAAAAATTGTTGGGCCTGGCTCCGCCGGAGAGCGGCCTTTCTCTGGAGTTTCTGGCCGAGCACGGATACGTTTAA
- a CDS encoding shikimate kinase, translating into MIQPEEAERLRGVTVYLIGMMASGKSTLGAELAAQLRRPFFDTDALVEQVAGCSIAQIFAEQGEAHFRELETQVLAQLSGYTRLVVATGGGIVLRPKNWSYLHHGLTVWLDAAPELIWQRLKRDPGQRPLLQTPDPQAALQRLMQEREPFYAQADVRVPIHSEASPSQLAEQVWQAICARLRAQPPCNR; encoded by the coding sequence ATGATTCAGCCGGAAGAAGCCGAACGCCTGCGTGGCGTGACCGTCTATTTGATTGGCATGATGGCCAGCGGCAAGTCCACCCTGGGAGCTGAGCTGGCCGCCCAGTTGCGCCGCCCCTTCTTCGATACCGATGCCCTGGTGGAGCAGGTGGCGGGCTGCTCGATTGCCCAGATCTTTGCCGAGCAGGGGGAGGCCCACTTCCGGGAGCTGGAAACCCAGGTGCTGGCTCAGCTCAGCGGCTACACCCGCCTGGTGGTTGCTACGGGGGGCGGCATCGTGCTGCGGCCCAAAAATTGGAGCTACCTGCACCACGGCCTCACCGTTTGGCTGGATGCGGCCCCTGAGCTCATTTGGCAACGCCTAAAGCGGGATCCTGGCCAACGGCCCCTCTTGCAAACCCCCGATCCCCAAGCTGCCCTGCAGAGGCTGATGCAGGAGCGAGAACCCTTCTACGCCCAGGCCGACGTGCGGGTGCCCATCCATTCAGAAGCCAGCCCGTCCCAGTTGGCGGAACAGGTTTGGCAGGCCATTTGCGCCCGCCTGCGAGCCCAGCCGCCTTGCAACCGATAA
- the psbD gene encoding photosystem II D2 protein (photosystem q(a) protein) yields MTIAVGRARQERGWFDIVDDWLKRDRFVFIGWSGLLLFPCAYLALGGWLTGTTFVTSWYTHGLASSYLEGCNFLTVAVSTPADSMGHSLLLLWGPEAQGDFTRWCQIGGLWTFVAFHGALGLIGFMLRQFEIARLVGVRPYNAIAFSAPIAVFVSVFLIYPLGQSSWFFAPSFGVAAIFRFLLFFQGFHNWTLNPFHMMGVAGVLGGALLCAIHGATVENTLYKDGEAASTFRAFEPTQAEETYSMVTANRYWSQIFGIAFSNKRWLHFFMLFVPVTGLWMSSIGVVGLALNLRAYDFISQETRAAEDPEFETFYTKNILLNEGIRAWMAPQDQPHERFEFPEEVLPRGNAL; encoded by the coding sequence ATGACCATCGCAGTAGGGCGCGCGCGCCAGGAGCGAGGATGGTTCGACATCGTCGACGACTGGCTCAAGCGCGACAGATTCGTGTTTATCGGCTGGTCGGGGCTGCTGCTGTTTCCTTGCGCCTATTTGGCCCTGGGCGGCTGGCTGACCGGCACCACGTTTGTAACCTCTTGGTACACCCACGGGTTGGCCAGCTCCTACCTGGAGGGGTGCAACTTTTTGACGGTGGCCGTGTCCACCCCCGCCGACAGCATGGGGCACAGCCTGCTGCTGCTGTGGGGCCCGGAAGCCCAGGGGGACTTTACCCGCTGGTGCCAGATTGGCGGGCTGTGGACCTTTGTGGCCTTCCATGGGGCGCTGGGCCTGATTGGCTTTATGCTGCGGCAGTTTGAGATTGCCCGGCTGGTGGGGGTGCGGCCCTACAACGCCATTGCCTTCAGCGCGCCGATTGCCGTGTTTGTGAGCGTGTTTTTGATTTACCCGCTGGGGCAGAGCAGTTGGTTTTTTGCGCCCAGCTTTGGAGTGGCGGCGATTTTTCGGTTTTTGCTGTTTTTCCAGGGGTTCCACAACTGGACGCTGAACCCGTTCCACATGATGGGGGTGGCCGGCGTGTTGGGTGGAGCGCTGCTGTGTGCCATCCATGGGGCGACGGTGGAGAACACGCTCTACAAGGATGGGGAAGCGGCGAGCACGTTCCGGGCATTTGAGCCGACGCAGGCGGAAGAGACGTACTCGATGGTGACGGCGAACCGCTACTGGAGCCAGATTTTTGGGATAGCGTTTTCCAACAAGCGGTGGCTGCACTTTTTCATGTTGTTTGTGCCGGTAACGGGATTGTGGATGTCGAGCATTGGTGTGGTGGGGTTGGCGCTGAACCTGCGGGCGTATGACTTTATCAGTCAGGAGACGCGGGCGGCGGAAGACCCTGAGTTTGAGACGTTCTACACGAAGAACATTTTGCTCAACGAGGGGATTCGGGCCTGGATGGCGCCGCAGGACCAGCCGCACGAGCGCTTTGAGTTCCCCGAGGAAGTCCTGCCCCGCGGCAACGCGCTCTAA
- the glgA gene encoding glycogen synthase GlgA, with product MADVVGSLPVVLRKLGQDVRIIMPLYGFLWDKFGPEPGQYPRSKDPIWSKQVMGQVADIYESVLPGTDVPLYLVSHYCFAPHRIYYGEDEFWRFTFFANAVAEFAWTYYPWKPNIIHCHDWHTGMIPAWMHQAPDIGTVFTIHNLAYQGPWRWQLERMTWLPWYFSAHNTMAAGILYADQVNTVSPTYAMEIRTSLHGEGLQDLLAWKGERLRGILNGIDTEKFDPRTDPALEANFSIDDLSGRAVNKAALQSRLGLTVNPDVFLMGMVARLVEQKGIDLLIQTLDRFLAYSDSQFVLLGSGEAYYEGRIREMAERHPGRMAYQQGYQPQLAQLIYGGADVFLMPSRFEPCGISQMIAMRYGCVPIARRTGGLVDTVSHHIPSKGIGTGYCFDRYEALDFYTCLARAWEAFQHKDTWQALQKRGMATDFSWQRSALEYLRLYELIMNLPLRPEKTSSENQPAPT from the coding sequence ATGGCGGATGTGGTGGGATCCCTGCCCGTCGTTTTGCGCAAGCTGGGGCAGGATGTGCGCATCATCATGCCCCTGTACGGGTTTCTCTGGGACAAGTTCGGCCCGGAACCGGGGCAATACCCCCGCTCCAAGGATCCCATCTGGTCTAAACAGGTCATGGGGCAGGTGGCCGATATTTACGAAAGCGTTTTGCCCGGCACCGATGTGCCCCTCTACTTGGTCAGCCACTATTGTTTTGCTCCCCACCGCATCTACTACGGCGAGGACGAGTTCTGGCGCTTTACTTTTTTTGCCAACGCCGTGGCTGAATTTGCCTGGACCTACTACCCTTGGAAACCCAACATCATCCACTGCCACGACTGGCACACCGGCATGATCCCGGCCTGGATGCACCAGGCTCCCGACATCGGCACCGTCTTTACCATCCACAACCTGGCCTATCAGGGGCCTTGGCGTTGGCAACTGGAACGCATGACCTGGCTGCCCTGGTATTTTTCCGCCCACAACACCATGGCTGCCGGGATCCTCTACGCCGACCAAGTGAATACGGTTTCGCCCACCTACGCCATGGAGATCCGCACCAGCCTCCATGGAGAGGGCCTCCAGGATCTGCTGGCCTGGAAAGGGGAGCGCCTGCGGGGGATCCTGAACGGCATCGACACCGAGAAGTTCGATCCCCGCACCGATCCCGCTCTCGAGGCCAACTTCAGCATCGACGACCTCAGCGGCCGGGCGGTGAACAAGGCGGCGCTCCAGTCTCGCTTGGGTTTGACCGTTAACCCCGACGTGTTCTTGATGGGCATGGTAGCGCGTTTGGTGGAACAAAAGGGGATCGATCTGCTTATCCAAACCCTGGATCGCTTTTTGGCCTATAGCGATTCACAATTTGTCTTGCTGGGCAGCGGGGAAGCCTACTACGAGGGGCGGATCCGGGAGATGGCCGAGCGGCACCCGGGCAGAATGGCCTATCAACAGGGTTACCAGCCGCAACTGGCTCAGTTGATCTATGGAGGAGCAGACGTCTTTTTGATGCCCAGCCGCTTTGAGCCCTGTGGCATCAGCCAGATGATCGCCATGCGCTACGGCTGTGTGCCCATTGCCCGCCGCACGGGAGGGCTGGTGGATACGGTCAGCCATCACATTCCCAGCAAGGGGATCGGTACGGGCTACTGCTTTGATCGCTACGAAGCCCTGGACTTCTACACCTGCTTGGCGCGGGCTTGGGAGGCCTTTCAGCACAAAGACACTTGGCAGGCGCTGCAAAAGCGGGGCATGGCCACCGACTTCAGTTGGCAGCGCTCGGCGCTGGAATACCTGCGCCTGTACGAGCTGATTATGAACTTGCCGCTGAGGCCGGAAAAGACCTCCTCTGAGAATCAGCCCGCCCCCACTTAG
- the rsmD gene encoding 16S rRNA (guanine(966)-N(2))-methyltransferase RsmD, with translation MGLRISGKRALQTPAGLGTRPTPGRVRQALFNILRGQVEGCRWLDLCCGAGTVGAEALCHGAAFVAGIEIAAPACRIIRANWAKVAQPGQSFQVIQGDARKLLSRGLGLDPFDYVYFAPPYEAGLYAPLLPLIPPLLKPGGTLIVEHRSSHELPDQVGSLLRFDQRAYGQTALAFYRHLGEER, from the coding sequence ATGGGCCTGCGTATCAGCGGCAAACGAGCGCTGCAGACCCCTGCCGGCCTGGGCACTCGACCCACCCCTGGGCGGGTGAGGCAGGCCCTGTTCAACATCTTGCGGGGGCAGGTGGAGGGCTGTCGCTGGCTGGATCTCTGCTGTGGAGCCGGCACAGTGGGGGCAGAGGCCCTGTGCCATGGGGCGGCCTTCGTGGCCGGGATCGAGATCGCCGCCCCTGCCTGTCGCATCATCCGAGCCAACTGGGCCAAGGTGGCGCAGCCGGGGCAATCTTTCCAGGTCATCCAGGGAGATGCCCGCAAGCTGCTCAGCCGAGGCTTGGGTTTGGATCCCTTTGATTACGTCTACTTTGCTCCCCCCTACGAGGCGGGTCTGTATGCCCCCCTGCTGCCGCTGATCCCGCCCCTCCTCAAGCCAGGCGGAACTTTGATCGTCGAGCACCGCAGCAGCCACGAGCTGCCCGACCAGGTGGGATCCCTGCTGCGCTTTGACCAGCGGGCCTACGGGCAAACAGCGCTGGCTTTCTACCGGCATCTGGGAGAGGAGCGCTAG
- a CDS encoding Sll0314/Alr1548 family TPR repeat-containing protein, protein MRSDKFGRGAKLAGILCWVWGSALPVWAQDPFRSGANARPISPEVAAAFEEFFCAGRYTQSREKLEIAKKASPDEPMVYALLAALAYQEGDLDAFAQLATQTRQVAAELKKTDPLRGNLYEGVGYGLEAANTVVREGVVIGLPKALPTLNQLFASIRAAQAVDSSDPELNLLNGYMDLLLTYREKALNQFRLAAPDYLSYRGQALAYRDMKRFDEALEAVERAIAASCNNPELYYLKAQILVAKGQDREAVPLFDQALQAAAQLPEALVEQIQMERDRAAQRSGLTGQLPTPTPSP, encoded by the coding sequence ATGAGAAGCGACAAGTTCGGCAGAGGGGCCAAGCTCGCAGGGATCCTGTGTTGGGTGTGGGGATCCGCCTTGCCGGTTTGGGCGCAGGATCCTTTTCGCAGCGGGGCCAATGCCCGCCCCATCAGCCCTGAGGTGGCTGCGGCGTTTGAGGAGTTTTTCTGCGCAGGCCGCTACACCCAGAGCCGAGAGAAGCTGGAAATAGCCAAGAAAGCTTCCCCCGACGAGCCAATGGTCTATGCCCTGTTGGCGGCGCTGGCCTACCAGGAGGGGGATCTGGATGCTTTTGCCCAGTTGGCCACCCAAACCCGACAAGTGGCTGCCGAGCTGAAAAAGACGGATCCCTTGCGCGGCAACCTGTATGAGGGCGTGGGCTATGGGCTGGAGGCGGCCAACACTGTGGTGCGGGAGGGGGTGGTGATCGGGCTGCCCAAGGCATTGCCCACCCTCAATCAATTGTTTGCGTCCATCCGGGCCGCCCAGGCCGTGGACAGCAGCGACCCAGAGCTGAATCTCCTCAACGGCTATATGGATTTGCTGCTGACCTATCGGGAGAAAGCGTTGAATCAATTTCGCCTGGCAGCGCCTGACTATTTGTCCTACCGCGGCCAAGCCCTGGCCTATCGGGATATGAAACGCTTTGACGAGGCGCTGGAGGCGGTGGAGCGGGCCATTGCTGCTTCCTGCAACAACCCTGAGCTCTACTACCTCAAGGCGCAAATTTTGGTTGCCAAGGGCCAAGACCGGGAGGCAGTTCCCCTTTTCGACCAAGCCCTGCAGGCTGCTGCCCAGTTGCCTGAAGCTTTGGTGGAGCAGATCCAGATGGAACGGGATCGTGCCGCCCAGCGCAGCGGGTTAACCGGCCAGTTGCCTACACCGACTCCCTCCCCCTAA
- a CDS encoding HEAT repeat domain-containing protein: MFTWLWTKHFSRLNQRLQSLEVAREENLLSPDLSAQTLQVAPDFWERQHQAFVYLDKQMRKLSRRSKIWGGMALLAVLADAALVVAGLAMLQSWQQMRADQNLARIVQQAAAADPVQQAFDNLVAQLPHMNEAERYHALEALQALSAIAMAGRGSYGYSPGISVYGSVPTAATTPLEAQLQTIYQLGQMRAVEAVPALLTKLSDGEPAVREAAARALGQIGDPRALDPLHALLAHETNELVQDAAIAAIAQMLR; this comes from the coding sequence ATGTTTACTTGGCTCTGGACGAAACACTTTTCTCGCCTAAACCAGAGGCTGCAAAGCTTGGAGGTGGCCCGCGAGGAAAACCTTCTGTCTCCTGATCTGAGCGCCCAAACTCTGCAGGTGGCCCCTGACTTTTGGGAGCGGCAGCACCAGGCTTTCGTCTACCTGGATAAGCAGATGCGAAAGCTCAGCCGTCGCAGCAAGATTTGGGGCGGGATGGCACTGCTGGCTGTTTTGGCCGATGCTGCTTTGGTGGTTGCCGGCTTGGCGATGCTCCAGTCTTGGCAACAGATGCGGGCCGACCAAAACCTTGCTCGCATTGTCCAACAGGCTGCGGCTGCTGACCCTGTACAGCAAGCCTTTGACAACCTGGTGGCCCAATTGCCGCATATGAACGAGGCAGAGCGGTATCATGCCCTAGAGGCGTTGCAGGCCCTTTCGGCCATCGCCATGGCGGGCCGGGGCTCCTACGGCTACTCTCCTGGCATCTCTGTGTACGGCTCTGTTCCTACAGCTGCGACAACCCCTCTTGAGGCCCAACTGCAAACCATCTATCAGTTGGGTCAAATGCGTGCAGTTGAGGCGGTGCCGGCTTTGCTGACCAAGCTTTCTGACGGCGAACCGGCGGTGCGGGAGGCGGCAGCCCGCGCCCTCGGCCAAATCGGGGATCCGCGCGCCCTGGATCCCTTGCACGCTCTCCTGGCCCACGAGACCAATGAGTTGGTTCAGGACGCAGCCATTGCTGCGATTGCGCAAATGCTGCGCTGA
- a CDS encoding DEAD/DEAH box helicase, with the protein MNPLLSPATDLLDELRRLFPFELDEFQIRAIQALAAGESVVVCAPTGSGKTLIGEYAIYRALSQGKRVFYTTPLKALSNQKFRDFGQQFGPERVGLLTGDISINREAPILVMTTEIFRNMLYGTPLSLAVQQGAYASEMDAWEQAEALSRDPLQDVQAVILDECHYMNDQQRGTVWEEAIIYCPAHIQLVALSATLANSDQLTDWMNQVHGPTRLIDSSHRPVPLQFHFANRKGLFPLLEQTESGQWVCNRRLKSKLPKSGQSSYGGVPDMVQVVENLRQRDMLPAIYFIFSRKGCDLAVASVGNLDLIASEAERQQLAEQIDRFCRETPEAVRRDQLDALYRGIAAHHAGMLPAWKGLVEHLFQQGLVKLVFATETLAAGINMPARTTVISSLSKRTDNGHRLLTASEFMQMSGRAGRRGKDVIGHVVTLQSPFEGAQEAARLATAGADPLVSQFTPTYGMVLNLLQKHSLEAARDLINRSFGQYLLSLQKLPEQQELQHTRAELEEIDRLLEGISDEDIARYEKMQAQRREERRILRYLLKQREAEPDPTLRLLAFPHIQAQEEKIRALEARIRANPAHRVGKKLLGLQEKRQRLRKRLQHLERQSDSVQELRWQQFMALVGVLQEFDCLREYQPTASGEVVAALRGDNELWLALALLSGECLGCAPHHFAGVIAALVAEPPRSGTYSRLRTSGLVEDVLHGLRGLRRQLFRSQRQHQVFHVPIGFEPGLAGIVEHWAQGIPWEQLEASTNLDAGDIVRLIRRTLDLLSQIPYIPHLPAELRENARKAQKLLDRFPVSELI; encoded by the coding sequence ATGAACCCGCTTCTCTCCCCGGCAACCGACTTGCTGGACGAGTTGCGCAGGCTTTTCCCTTTTGAGCTGGATGAGTTTCAAATCCGAGCGATTCAAGCTCTAGCAGCTGGGGAATCGGTGGTAGTCTGTGCACCTACGGGATCCGGCAAGACGCTGATCGGAGAATATGCTATTTATCGGGCCTTGTCCCAAGGCAAGCGGGTTTTTTATACAACTCCTCTGAAGGCTCTTTCCAACCAGAAGTTTCGCGATTTCGGCCAGCAATTTGGCCCAGAGCGGGTTGGCCTGCTCACCGGCGACATCTCCATCAACCGGGAGGCGCCCATCTTGGTGATGACCACCGAGATCTTCCGCAACATGCTCTACGGCACGCCGCTTTCTCTGGCTGTCCAACAGGGGGCTTACGCCAGCGAGATGGATGCGTGGGAGCAGGCGGAGGCCCTGAGCCGGGATCCCTTGCAAGACGTGCAGGCGGTGATCCTGGACGAATGCCACTACATGAACGACCAGCAGCGAGGCACCGTCTGGGAAGAGGCGATCATCTACTGCCCTGCCCACATCCAGCTTGTTGCCCTCTCGGCCACGCTGGCCAACAGCGACCAGCTCACCGACTGGATGAACCAGGTGCATGGCCCCACGCGACTGATCGACTCCAGCCATCGCCCGGTGCCGCTGCAATTTCACTTTGCCAATCGCAAAGGGCTGTTCCCCCTGCTGGAACAAACGGAGTCGGGCCAGTGGGTTTGCAATCGCCGCCTAAAAAGCAAACTCCCCAAGTCCGGCCAGTCCTCCTATGGGGGGGTGCCGGATATGGTGCAGGTGGTGGAAAACCTGCGCCAGCGGGACATGTTGCCGGCCATCTATTTCATCTTCAGCCGCAAAGGCTGCGACCTGGCGGTGGCCAGCGTGGGGAACTTGGACTTGATCGCCAGCGAGGCAGAACGGCAGCAGTTGGCCGAGCAGATCGACCGCTTTTGCCGGGAAACGCCGGAAGCCGTGCGTCGGGATCAACTGGATGCCCTCTACCGGGGGATTGCCGCCCACCATGCCGGCATGTTGCCCGCCTGGAAGGGCCTGGTGGAGCACCTCTTTCAGCAGGGGTTGGTGAAGCTGGTCTTCGCCACCGAGACCTTGGCCGCCGGGATCAACATGCCCGCCCGCACGACCGTGATTTCCTCCCTCTCCAAGCGCACCGACAACGGCCATCGCCTCCTGACTGCCTCTGAGTTTATGCAAATGTCGGGCCGGGCCGGACGACGGGGCAAAGATGTGATCGGGCATGTGGTGACCTTGCAATCTCCCTTTGAAGGGGCGCAAGAGGCGGCGCGGCTGGCCACTGCGGGAGCAGATCCCCTGGTGAGCCAGTTTACTCCCACCTATGGCATGGTGCTGAACCTGCTGCAAAAGCATTCTCTGGAGGCGGCGCGGGATCTCATTAACCGCAGCTTTGGCCAGTATTTGCTCTCGCTGCAAAAGCTGCCCGAACAACAGGAGCTCCAGCACACCCGCGCCGAGCTGGAGGAAATTGACCGCCTCCTGGAGGGGATTTCCGACGAAGATATCGCCCGCTACGAGAAAATGCAGGCGCAACGGCGGGAAGAGCGGCGCATCTTGCGCTACCTGCTCAAACAGCGAGAAGCCGAGCCGGATCCCACCCTGCGCCTATTGGCCTTTCCCCACATCCAAGCCCAAGAGGAAAAGATCCGCGCCCTGGAAGCCCGCATCCGCGCCAACCCTGCCCACAGGGTTGGGAAAAAGCTGCTGGGTTTACAGGAAAAGCGCCAGCGCCTGCGCAAGCGTCTGCAGCACCTGGAGCGGCAAAGCGACTCGGTACAGGAGTTGCGCTGGCAGCAATTTATGGCCTTGGTGGGGGTGTTGCAGGAGTTCGACTGTTTGCGGGAGTATCAACCTACCGCCAGCGGAGAGGTGGTAGCCGCTCTGCGGGGAGATAACGAGCTCTGGCTGGCGCTGGCTTTGCTATCTGGCGAATGTCTAGGCTGTGCTCCCCATCACTTCGCTGGGGTGATCGCTGCCCTGGTGGCCGAGCCTCCCCGTTCGGGTACCTACAGCCGGCTGCGTACTTCCGGGCTAGTCGAGGATGTGCTGCATGGCTTACGAGGCTTGCGGCGGCAACTGTTCCGCAGCCAGCGGCAACACCAGGTGTTTCACGTGCCGATTGGGTTTGAGCCTGGCTTGGCCGGGATCGTGGAACACTGGGCGCAAGGGATCCCTTGGGAACAGCTAGAGGCCAGCACCAACCTGGATGCTGGGGATATTGTGCGCCTGATTCGCCGCACGCTGGATTTGCTCTCCCAGATTCCCTACATACCCCATCTGCCAGCCGAGTTGCGGGAAAACGCTCGCAAAGCCCAAAAACTGCTGGATCGCTTCCCGGTAAGCGAGCTGATCTGA
- a CDS encoding anthranilate synthase component II yields MLVVIDNYDSFTYNLVQYLGELGAPMQVFRNDEISVAELRQMQPEAVVISPGPGRPEDAGISLELIRELGPELPILGVCLGHQCIGQVYGGQIVRAPELMHGKTSLIYHQGVGVFEGLSRPFAATRYHSLAIEPSTCPEELEVTAQTDSGIIMGIRHRRYPHVQGVQFHPESILTTEGKRLLGNFLRLARHHGSGSPQPAAAVVASGIPCP; encoded by the coding sequence GTGCTGGTTGTAATCGACAACTACGACAGCTTTACCTATAACCTGGTGCAATACCTGGGGGAACTGGGGGCACCGATGCAGGTTTTTCGCAATGACGAGATCTCAGTGGCCGAGCTGCGCCAGATGCAGCCGGAGGCTGTAGTCATCTCGCCGGGGCCGGGACGACCAGAGGATGCCGGCATCTCGCTGGAGCTAATTCGGGAGCTGGGGCCAGAGTTGCCCATTTTGGGTGTCTGTCTGGGGCACCAGTGCATCGGCCAGGTCTACGGTGGCCAGATCGTGCGCGCCCCTGAGTTGATGCACGGCAAAACTTCGCTGATCTACCACCAAGGGGTGGGGGTATTTGAGGGGCTAAGCCGGCCTTTTGCGGCCACCCGCTACCACAGCTTGGCCATCGAGCCCTCCACCTGTCCTGAAGAGCTGGAGGTGACGGCTCAAACGGACAGTGGGATCATCATGGGGATCCGCCACCGCCGCTACCCTCACGTGCAGGGGGTGCAGTTCCACCCAGAAAGCATTTTGACCACAGAGGGCAAGCGCCTGCTAGGCAACTTTCTGCGCCTGGCTCGGCACCATGGTTCGGGATCGCCCCAGCCGGCGGCTGCCGTCGTCGCGTCAGGGATCCCGTGCCCATGA